A single window of Paludibacter jiangxiensis DNA harbors:
- a CDS encoding TonB-dependent receptor plug domain-containing protein, with protein sequence MFLRSLCIRTFLLRSGIKCLGIMALLAFCAPLFAQLDSVQRIREVVVTATPMPHISQTVTPVQVFDKNSIQQFNVLQLSDVVKHFTGVTVKDYGGVGGLKTVSIRGLGATHTGVSYDGVMMGDIQNGQVDLGRMNLSNVDEVALANGSNADLLQSARAMSAGGLLTVQSAKPKLDSLHLMKTDVSLTAGSFGLLHPAIVVQNRLSGKLLSSVIADYQCTNGRYPFTFQNGNLLEHYKRANSDVKTFHGEANLYYQPAEGRDWTFKGYAYTSTRGLPGAVILYNPFAAAGQRLWENDYFMQLQYKVALSSTTQWKTSLKADYSDTRYVDPYFLNSTGGLDDRYYQQEYYLTSSLFKKISDRLNASAALDAQLNHLTSNMTDFPTPTRFTGYGHVTGRYTSSALKVEASLLATTLTEHVEQGTAANGHNRLSPLVSVAWLPFKDDRLQLRGFYKETFRMPTFNDLYYSSIGNKDLKPETARQWNAGISYQKKTPDGYLALSLDGYYNRVLNKIIAVPAKDLFVWSMLNLGLVETTGADVSARGGYNCSRSLHLTMDVSYTYQHAVDKSNLVSSSYGQLIAYSPEHSGVATLGVLTPLVNGSVNCIFSGYRYDLSHSVIDGYAETSVALWRSFVLHHLTTDLKLEVLNLTDEQYVIVKNYPMPGRSWRVSVGVKF encoded by the coding sequence ATGTTTTTACGTTCTCTTTGTATCCGTACCTTTTTGCTACGTTCCGGAATTAAATGTTTGGGAATAATGGCGTTGCTGGCGTTTTGTGCTCCGCTTTTTGCCCAGCTCGATTCCGTTCAGCGCATCCGTGAAGTGGTGGTTACGGCTACTCCTATGCCGCATATCAGCCAAACAGTGACTCCCGTTCAGGTTTTCGATAAAAATTCTATTCAACAATTCAATGTTCTTCAGCTTTCGGATGTGGTGAAACATTTTACCGGCGTGACGGTGAAGGACTACGGAGGAGTAGGGGGCTTAAAGACTGTTTCCATCCGAGGATTGGGCGCTACGCATACCGGTGTGAGTTACGATGGGGTAATGATGGGCGATATCCAAAACGGGCAGGTAGATTTGGGCCGCATGAACCTTTCGAATGTTGACGAAGTAGCGCTGGCCAATGGCAGCAATGCCGATTTGCTGCAAAGCGCAAGAGCTATGTCGGCCGGAGGTTTGCTAACGGTACAGAGTGCAAAACCGAAACTGGACAGCCTTCATCTGATGAAAACAGATGTTTCGCTCACGGCCGGTTCTTTCGGGTTGTTGCATCCGGCAATAGTGGTGCAGAACAGGCTGTCTGGTAAACTTCTTTCTTCGGTAATCGCCGATTATCAGTGCACCAACGGACGTTACCCGTTTACGTTTCAAAATGGAAATTTGCTGGAGCATTACAAACGAGCCAACAGCGACGTAAAGACTTTTCACGGGGAAGCCAATCTCTATTATCAGCCGGCTGAGGGTCGCGACTGGACATTCAAAGGCTATGCCTATACCAGCACGCGGGGATTGCCGGGAGCGGTCATTCTCTATAATCCGTTTGCAGCTGCCGGTCAGCGTTTGTGGGAAAACGATTATTTTATGCAATTGCAGTATAAGGTTGCGCTCTCTTCCACAACCCAATGGAAAACAAGCCTGAAAGCGGATTATTCGGATACCCGTTATGTGGATCCGTATTTCCTGAACTCTACCGGCGGTCTTGATGATCGCTACTACCAACAGGAGTATTACCTGACATCTTCTCTTTTCAAAAAAATATCAGACCGGTTGAACGCTTCAGCGGCACTGGATGCTCAATTGAATCATCTGACCTCTAATATGACAGACTTCCCGACACCGACCCGTTTTACCGGTTACGGACATGTCACAGGGCGTTATACGTCATCGGCTCTTAAAGTAGAGGCCTCTTTGCTGGCAACAACGCTTACCGAACATGTTGAACAGGGGACGGCGGCCAATGGGCACAATCGCCTTTCTCCACTGGTTTCTGTTGCATGGCTACCTTTTAAGGATGACCGCTTGCAATTGCGCGGATTCTATAAGGAGACTTTCCGAATGCCCACGTTCAATGATCTTTATTACAGTAGCATTGGGAACAAGGATTTGAAGCCCGAAACTGCCCGTCAGTGGAATGCCGGTATCTCTTATCAGAAAAAAACGCCGGATGGTTATTTGGCTTTGTCGCTCGACGGTTATTACAACCGGGTGTTGAACAAAATTATTGCGGTGCCGGCCAAAGACTTATTTGTGTGGTCGATGCTGAATCTCGGACTGGTAGAGACTACCGGCGCCGATGTGTCGGCGCGTGGCGGGTATAACTGCTCCCGTTCGTTGCACCTGACGATGGACGTGTCGTACACCTATCAACATGCCGTGGATAAAAGCAATCTGGTCAGCTCCTCGTACGGTCAGCTGATAGCGTATAGTCCCGAGCATTCGGGCGTGGCTACCCTCGGCGTACTTACTCCGTTGGTGAACGGTTCTGTCAATTGCATTTTCTCCGGTTATCGTTATGATTTGAGCCATTCAGTTATTGATGGTTATGCCGAAACCAGTGTGGCGCTCTGGCGTTCGTTTGTGCTGCACCACCTGACTACAGATCTGAAACTGGAGGTGCTGAACCTGACTGACGAACAGTATGTAATCGTGAAAAATTATCCGATGCCGGGCCGTTCGTGGCGCGTGAGTGTTGGAGTGAAGTTCTGA
- a CDS encoding YncE family protein → MQQFKLFFFFLAAVSSLALTSCTKDETTVASNGSVYVLNQGTMNYNNSTVTSYNIDKATSTIDWYKAQNGVGLGDTGNDMAVYGGKIYIVVNVSSVLTVTDLNGKFLKTISFQNGSSARQPRCIAFNKNKAYVCSFDGSVARIDTTSLSIEAYATAGENPDGICVANNNLYVSNSGGMNYMTGNYGTTVSVINISSFTETQKITVNMNPFTIHTGDDGNVYVLSHGNYGSIGSEIQMINPQTNTVAKTYDNSSAADFALSGSKLFFCNYDYAANASVVKVMNVSTGAISNFITDGTTVPSASSIAVNPSNGDVYVTSSAADYVSNGTVYCFGSTGKLKFSFASGVNPWKVVFVR, encoded by the coding sequence ATGCAACAATTTAAACTCTTCTTTTTCTTTTTAGCGGCAGTAAGTAGCCTGGCGCTGACTTCGTGTACCAAAGACGAAACTACGGTGGCCTCCAATGGTAGCGTCTACGTGTTGAATCAGGGAACAATGAACTACAACAACAGTACGGTAACCTCTTACAATATTGACAAGGCAACCTCTACTATCGACTGGTACAAAGCTCAAAACGGAGTCGGGCTGGGTGATACAGGTAATGATATGGCAGTGTATGGGGGTAAAATCTACATTGTGGTAAATGTTTCGAGTGTGTTGACGGTTACCGACCTGAATGGAAAGTTCCTGAAAACGATCAGTTTTCAAAACGGCAGCTCTGCCCGTCAGCCCCGTTGTATTGCTTTCAATAAAAACAAAGCGTATGTATGCTCTTTCGATGGTTCGGTTGCCCGTATCGACACCACAAGTTTGAGCATTGAAGCCTATGCCACTGCCGGAGAAAATCCGGATGGTATTTGTGTTGCAAATAATAACCTGTATGTCTCTAACTCCGGCGGCATGAACTATATGACAGGTAACTATGGAACTACAGTGTCTGTTATTAATATCAGTTCATTTACCGAGACCCAGAAAATTACTGTAAATATGAATCCATTTACCATTCATACAGGCGACGATGGCAATGTTTATGTTCTTTCGCACGGTAACTATGGTTCTATCGGATCAGAGATACAAATGATTAATCCGCAAACCAATACGGTCGCTAAGACCTATGACAATTCTTCTGCCGCTGATTTTGCGCTTTCAGGCTCGAAACTCTTCTTCTGCAACTACGATTATGCGGCAAATGCTTCGGTTGTAAAAGTAATGAATGTTTCAACCGGTGCGATTAGCAATTTTATTACAGATGGAACCACAGTGCCGTCAGCAAGCAGTATTGCAGTCAATCCGTCCAATGGCGATGTATATGTGACTTCATCTGCCGCCGACTACGTTTCTAACGGAACGGTTTATTGCTTCGGTTCGACAGGTAAACTGAAATTCTCTTTCGCCAGCGGTGTCAATCCCTGGAAAGTAGTATTTGTGAGATAA
- a CDS encoding ABC transporter permease, with protein sequence MNKIGIIIRREYTTRVAKKSFIIMTFLSPLLFAALIMVPLWLSGIKDNESKKIAVVDFTNEYGKVLKSDKQYVFVPVQERVQNIGNSQLKKDFYAVLLIKGDLVRDSTAATLYSEKQVGIELESTVSRQLSEYVENKKLDAYHVANIKQMVEKARTKIDVTTIKLDEKGNSKVTSSIVATIIGGLSTFLIYMFIFMYGVQVMRGVVEEKTNRIVEVIISSVKPFELMMGKIIGIALVGLTQFLLWIVLTLIISNIAGFALFGTSISNLQAGAQLQGASTSGAQQAMMTVFQGLQGINLVEIVSYFIFYFLGGYLLYASLFAAVGSAVDNETDTQQFMMPITIPILFAFYAAIYSIENPDGPLAFWCSLIPFTSPIVMMVRLPFDVPLWEKLLSVGLLVITFIGTTWLAGKIYRTGILMYGKKPSWKEMWKWLRYKN encoded by the coding sequence ATGAATAAAATAGGAATTATCATCCGCCGGGAATACACTACCCGTGTTGCCAAGAAGTCATTCATCATTATGACTTTCCTGTCGCCGCTCCTCTTTGCGGCGCTTATCATGGTTCCGCTCTGGCTATCGGGTATCAAGGACAACGAGAGCAAAAAAATTGCCGTTGTCGATTTTACCAACGAGTATGGCAAGGTGCTGAAATCGGACAAGCAATACGTGTTTGTGCCGGTGCAGGAACGTGTACAAAACATTGGGAACTCACAACTAAAGAAGGATTTCTACGCCGTCCTGCTGATTAAAGGAGACTTAGTCAGAGATTCCACGGCAGCCACTCTCTATTCTGAAAAACAGGTGGGGATAGAACTCGAATCGACAGTTTCGCGGCAACTGAGCGAATACGTGGAAAATAAGAAACTGGATGCTTACCATGTGGCAAATATCAAGCAAATGGTAGAAAAAGCACGTACCAAGATCGACGTAACCACCATCAAACTGGACGAGAAGGGAAACTCCAAAGTAACTTCGTCGATTGTTGCCACCATTATCGGAGGCCTCTCCACATTCCTTATCTACATGTTTATTTTCATGTACGGAGTGCAGGTGATGCGGGGCGTAGTGGAAGAAAAGACCAACCGCATCGTGGAGGTGATTATCTCTTCCGTCAAACCTTTTGAGCTGATGATGGGCAAAATCATCGGTATCGCTTTGGTGGGGCTCACGCAATTTCTGCTCTGGATAGTACTCACGCTGATTATTTCAAACATTGCCGGTTTTGCGCTCTTCGGCACCAGCATTAGCAACCTGCAGGCAGGTGCACAGCTACAAGGCGCCTCCACCAGTGGAGCTCAGCAGGCAATGATGACAGTTTTTCAGGGCTTGCAGGGAATCAATCTGGTAGAAATCGTTTCGTACTTCATCTTCTATTTTCTGGGAGGATATTTGCTCTACGCCTCACTATTTGCTGCCGTCGGCTCGGCGGTTGACAACGAAACCGACACGCAACAATTTATGATGCCCATCACCATTCCCATCCTGTTTGCCTTTTATGCTGCCATCTACAGCATCGAAAACCCCGACGGACCACTGGCATTCTGGTGCTCGCTGATACCCTTCACCTCGCCCATTGTGATGATGGTGCGCCTTCCGTTCGACGTTCCTTTATGGGAAAAACTGCTATCTGTAGGCCTGTTGGTGATTACTTTTATCGGCACCACCTGGCTGGCCGGAAAGATCTACCGCACCGGCATCCTGATGTACGGCAAAAAACCCTCGTGGAAAGAGATGTGGAAATGGCTGAGATATAAGAATTAA
- a CDS encoding four helix bundle protein translates to MKENIVKDKSFVFAIRIVNLRRYLIENKKESVLSKQLLRSGTSVGAMIREAEHAETKNDFKHKMAIAQKEINETIYWLELLHATDYISSEQFNSINNDAIELIKLITSILKTTKSNLQ, encoded by the coding sequence ATGAAAGAGAATATCGTAAAAGACAAGAGCTTTGTTTTTGCTATAAGAATTGTAAATCTCAGGCGGTATCTTATTGAAAATAAGAAGGAATCTGTGTTATCCAAACAGTTATTACGTAGCGGAACGAGTGTTGGTGCCATGATTCGCGAAGCCGAACATGCTGAAACGAAAAATGACTTTAAACACAAAATGGCAATAGCTCAAAAAGAAATTAATGAGACCATTTATTGGTTAGAACTGTTACATGCGACCGATTATATTAGCTCCGAACAATTCAATAGCATCAATAACGATGCGATTGAACTTATCAAACTGATAACAAGCATTCTCAAAACAACCAAATCAAACCTACAGTAA
- a CDS encoding ABC transporter ATP-binding protein → MSFLEIHHVTKEYSGYKALDAVSMNIEQHSVYGLLGPNGAGKTTLIRIINCITAPDSGEILLDGKRLHVGDINRIGYLPEERGLYKKMKVGEQALYLAQLKGLSKHDAMARLKMWFEKFEIQAWWNKKVEELSKGMQQKVQFITTVLHEPELLIFDEPFSGFDPVNADLLKREMLALRDKGATIIFSTHNMESVEALCDDISLINKSQVVLQGNVHEIREQFRSHIYKVTITGTEHADIARLPFEILANEQKNRNTELRIQSTGLSANECLKSIMERHSIVAFEELLPSMNEIFIKTVNG, encoded by the coding sequence ATGTCATTTCTGGAAATTCATCATGTAACCAAAGAGTACTCAGGGTACAAAGCGCTCGATGCAGTGAGCATGAACATTGAACAACACTCTGTTTACGGACTGCTCGGGCCAAACGGTGCGGGCAAAACCACCCTGATTCGTATTATCAACTGCATCACGGCACCCGACAGCGGAGAGATTCTCCTTGACGGAAAACGCCTTCACGTCGGCGACATCAATCGTATCGGTTACCTGCCGGAGGAAAGAGGTCTCTACAAAAAGATGAAAGTGGGCGAACAAGCGCTTTATCTGGCTCAACTAAAAGGACTTTCGAAACACGATGCCATGGCCCGACTAAAAATGTGGTTCGAGAAATTCGAGATACAGGCATGGTGGAACAAAAAAGTGGAGGAGCTCTCGAAAGGAATGCAGCAGAAGGTGCAGTTCATCACCACCGTATTGCACGAACCGGAACTATTGATTTTCGACGAACCTTTCAGCGGTTTCGACCCGGTGAATGCAGATCTACTGAAACGCGAAATGCTGGCTCTCCGTGACAAAGGTGCCACCATTATCTTCTCCACTCACAACATGGAATCGGTAGAAGCGCTTTGCGACGACATTTCCCTCATCAATAAATCGCAGGTGGTACTTCAGGGCAACGTTCATGAAATCAGGGAGCAATTCCGGTCGCACATCTACAAGGTTACCATTACAGGAACCGAACATGCTGACATTGCCCGCTTACCTTTCGAGATTCTGGCCAACGAACAGAAGAACCGTAATACCGAATTGCGCATTCAATCTACCGGATTATCAGCCAACGAATGCCTGAAATCGATTATGGAAAGACATTCTATTGTGGCCTTCGAAGAATTACTACCCAGCATGAACGAAATCTTTATCAAAACTGTTAATGGTTAA
- the recF gene encoding DNA replication/repair protein RecF (All proteins in this family for which functions are known are DNA-binding proteins that assist the filamentation of RecA onto DNA for the initiation of recombination or recombinational repair.), translating to MQLTALSILNYKNLTQADLSFSSKINCFIGNNGMGKTNLLDAIYYLSFCKSFTNPVDMQNVKHDADFFVLQGHYQRGNSDEAVYCGLKRRQKKQFKLNKKEYERLSDHIGFLPLVIISPADGALISEGSDERRRFIDSVISQYNKRYLNELIRYNKALMQRNTLLKGDMHDEMVYDIWEEQLAEAGVYIFETRKAFVDEFIPIFQSRFNFITDENERVSIRYQSQLAERNFKESLQRSRERDRILGYTTVGTHKDDLEMLLGDYPIKRVGSQGQNKSFLVSLKFAQFDFLKRASDLTPILLLDDIFDKLDANRVSRILSLVSGDSFGQIFITDTNREHIDHLLSETGCEVKFFFVDNGEVTTL from the coding sequence ATGCAACTGACAGCGCTTTCGATACTCAATTATAAAAACCTGACACAAGCCGATTTGTCATTTTCGTCCAAAATTAATTGTTTTATTGGGAACAATGGGATGGGAAAGACTAATCTGCTGGATGCCATCTACTATCTTTCGTTTTGCAAGAGCTTTACCAATCCGGTCGACATGCAGAATGTGAAGCATGATGCTGATTTTTTTGTCTTGCAGGGACATTATCAACGGGGTAACAGCGATGAGGCGGTCTATTGCGGACTGAAGCGGCGGCAAAAAAAACAATTCAAGCTTAATAAAAAAGAGTACGAAAGGCTTTCGGATCACATCGGTTTTTTGCCTCTGGTAATTATTTCACCTGCCGACGGTGCACTGATCAGTGAGGGGAGCGACGAGCGCAGACGGTTTATCGACAGTGTAATTTCGCAGTACAACAAGCGTTACCTGAATGAATTGATTCGTTACAATAAGGCTTTGATGCAACGCAATACCCTATTAAAAGGTGACATGCACGACGAGATGGTGTATGATATTTGGGAAGAACAGCTGGCCGAAGCCGGGGTCTATATTTTTGAAACACGGAAAGCTTTTGTTGATGAGTTTATCCCGATTTTTCAATCACGTTTCAATTTTATAACGGATGAAAACGAGCGTGTCAGTATCCGTTACCAGTCGCAGCTTGCGGAAAGAAACTTCAAAGAGTCGTTGCAACGTTCGCGCGAGCGTGACCGAATTCTTGGTTATACCACGGTAGGAACTCACAAGGATGACCTTGAAATGCTTTTAGGTGATTATCCCATCAAGAGGGTAGGGTCTCAGGGTCAAAACAAGTCGTTTCTGGTTTCGCTCAAATTTGCCCAGTTCGATTTCCTTAAACGGGCTTCCGATCTTACTCCCATATTGCTCCTCGACGATATATTTGATAAGCTCGATGCTAACCGGGTTTCGCGTATTCTTTCTCTTGTCTCCGGCGATTCTTTCGGTCAGATATTTATCACCGACACCAATCGCGAGCATATCGACCATCTGTTATCCGAAACAGGTTGTGAAGTGAAGTTTTTCTTCGTCGATAACGGGGAAGTTACTACTCTTTAG
- a CDS encoding PorP/SprF family type IX secretion system membrane protein, which yields MKKIIQLIVLIFISLSCMAQSNIRLNHYWENPYYITPAYINTQYPAVFSMAGRKQWVTFDGAPTTFIATANLYSEEMNSQFGAKIFQDQIGYTSTTNLSLSYTYAVTLNETWRLQLGVAGVYQRLSYDASKIILDNNSDNEAFNNLQPETSFNTDIGAELASRSLRIGVASQNFASLFNKNNALVNTNFLYGAFRTFTENPVDFGVGACGIQYSRMIQTEFNATAYFKTMKDEPDKFQVGAFYRTPGQIGAIAGVNISKALSVFYSYEYNTNSIKHHSLGTHEIMIVYKLKKGPVCYSCF from the coding sequence ATGAAAAAAATCATACAACTCATTGTACTCATTTTTATATCATTATCCTGCATGGCACAGTCTAACATCCGACTGAACCATTATTGGGAAAATCCATATTATATCACCCCGGCTTACATCAACACGCAATATCCGGCCGTATTTAGCATGGCCGGCCGCAAACAATGGGTCACATTTGACGGAGCTCCCACCACTTTCATTGCCACTGCCAATCTTTATTCCGAAGAGATGAACTCTCAGTTTGGCGCAAAAATCTTTCAGGATCAAATCGGGTACACCTCCACCACCAATTTATCTCTGTCATACACTTATGCGGTGACTCTAAACGAGACATGGCGGCTACAACTGGGCGTAGCGGGTGTTTACCAAAGACTCTCCTACGATGCTTCAAAAATTATTCTGGATAATAATTCCGACAATGAAGCATTCAACAATCTTCAACCCGAGACATCTTTCAATACAGATATTGGGGCTGAACTTGCCAGCCGGTCATTAAGGATTGGAGTTGCCAGTCAAAATTTCGCTTCTCTGTTCAACAAAAACAATGCACTGGTGAACACCAATTTCTTATACGGGGCTTTTAGAACCTTTACAGAAAACCCTGTTGATTTTGGAGTGGGAGCTTGCGGTATCCAATACAGCCGAATGATTCAGACGGAATTCAATGCAACGGCATATTTTAAAACGATGAAAGATGAACCGGATAAATTTCAGGTGGGAGCTTTCTATCGGACTCCCGGGCAAATAGGTGCCATTGCAGGAGTGAATATCAGCAAGGCTTTGTCTGTGTTTTACAGCTACGAATACAACACGAATAGTATAAAACACCACTCTTTGGGTACCCACGAAATCATGATTGTATACAAACTGAAGAAAGGACCGGTTTGTTACTCCTGTTTCTAA
- a CDS encoding gliding motility-associated C-terminal domain-containing protein — MNPVRIVVVLMFNLYCIHNISAADSFKTQLLNGNAFLQSDYVEVAVGPCGNFASTIDAPKGFHPRGSGMNSRSGQLGFVANPAKDNWINYIGDYFLPGTPEEGFGLSIGAYNYNNNQICSRNDISGSIIAVQSTLQEQSATWQGSINGLAIRAKTYIPSGAIYFVTKVTLTNTTLSPIDSIYYMRNVDPDQGVNTPGSSYSYYTYNSIIYQTPNECGKVLASATTKNGSGEYLGLGSMDARAKVTRGGFSNRSAKEIWTCSNYELSQKGTNAYEDKAISVAFRIGTLKPNESTTFAYAYILNSEDLEKALVATNLGLNINASKLSVCPGDSVTYTAVSLVKTISPVYEWKINETIVGTNSNTFSTNSLANNDILSCKITASTECSPVTTSGTTEIKIKVGQPNFSTTRTSICRGDSCNFNGIKYRSAGTYIAHITNVSGCDSTATLILSIKEPTSSTTKVAICKGESYTFNGKTYKLAGNYTAHLTNSVGCDSAATLILTIKEPTTSTTKASICRGDTYKFNGVNYTAAGTFIAHLTNAVGCDSAAVLELSLREPSSSTTNASYCRGDTYMFAGFAYNAAGTYLVHLTNSVGCDSAATLVLKELPVYYKEQTLRMFKGDSYKINGHIYADNGDYTDTFKTIDGCDSVIVSHLYTSVIANTISPNGDGVNDIFLKGLHVKIYNRNGLLLHEGYDGWDGKFNGRPVARDTYFYIVYYEYATETKTKEGYVVVAKK; from the coding sequence ATGAATCCAGTCAGAATCGTTGTTGTATTAATGTTCAATCTATATTGCATTCATAACATTTCTGCAGCCGACTCATTCAAAACTCAATTACTCAACGGAAATGCCTTCCTTCAAAGTGATTACGTAGAAGTTGCTGTGGGGCCTTGTGGCAACTTTGCCTCAACCATAGACGCCCCTAAAGGCTTTCATCCAAGAGGAAGTGGCATGAACAGCAGATCCGGACAGTTAGGTTTCGTTGCCAATCCGGCAAAAGACAACTGGATAAACTATATCGGTGATTATTTTCTTCCGGGAACACCCGAAGAAGGATTTGGCCTTTCCATTGGAGCTTACAATTACAATAACAACCAGATATGCTCAAGAAATGACATAAGTGGAAGCATAATTGCTGTTCAATCCACACTTCAGGAACAATCTGCCACCTGGCAAGGATCAATAAACGGATTAGCGATTAGAGCCAAAACATACATTCCCTCTGGTGCAATTTATTTTGTCACAAAAGTCACTCTCACCAACACTACATTATCTCCCATTGATAGTATATATTACATGCGGAATGTAGACCCGGATCAGGGCGTAAACACTCCGGGGAGTAGTTATTCCTATTATACTTACAATAGCATAATCTATCAAACACCTAACGAATGTGGAAAGGTATTGGCATCAGCCACCACAAAAAATGGTAGCGGCGAATACCTCGGGTTGGGATCCATGGATGCCAGAGCAAAGGTCACAAGAGGAGGCTTTAGCAATAGAAGCGCTAAAGAAATCTGGACATGCTCGAATTATGAATTATCTCAAAAAGGCACAAATGCTTATGAAGACAAGGCAATATCTGTTGCTTTCAGGATTGGAACCTTAAAACCCAACGAATCCACAACATTTGCATACGCTTATATACTTAATTCAGAAGACCTTGAAAAAGCATTAGTGGCTACAAATCTCGGATTAAACATCAATGCATCAAAATTATCTGTTTGCCCGGGAGATAGCGTAACCTATACCGCAGTCTCTCTTGTAAAAACAATAAGCCCGGTTTACGAATGGAAAATCAATGAAACTATTGTAGGCACAAACAGTAATACTTTCTCTACAAATTCATTAGCAAACAATGATATTCTTTCCTGCAAAATAACTGCCTCAACAGAATGCTCTCCGGTAACTACCAGTGGAACTACGGAAATAAAAATTAAAGTAGGCCAACCCAACTTTTCAACGACCCGTACATCTATATGCAGAGGTGATAGTTGTAACTTTAATGGCATAAAATATCGTTCAGCAGGGACTTATATAGCCCACATCACCAATGTTTCCGGATGCGATAGCACTGCAACACTTATCCTGTCAATCAAAGAACCGACCTCATCCACCACCAAGGTTGCAATATGCAAGGGAGAGTCGTACACTTTCAACGGGAAAACTTATAAACTTGCCGGCAATTACACAGCTCATCTGACCAATAGCGTCGGATGCGACAGCGCGGCAACACTTATTCTGACAATCAAAGAACCAACCACCTCTACAACAAAAGCCTCAATATGCCGGGGAGATACCTATAAATTTAACGGAGTCAATTATACAGCAGCCGGCACATTTATTGCACATCTCACAAATGCAGTAGGTTGCGACAGTGCTGCCGTTCTGGAATTATCTCTTCGGGAGCCATCCAGCTCAACGACTAATGCTTCATATTGCCGGGGCGATACGTATATGTTTGCCGGATTTGCCTACAATGCAGCCGGGACTTATCTTGTACATCTCACAAATTCTGTAGGGTGCGATAGCGCTGCCACATTGGTATTAAAAGAGTTACCTGTTTATTACAAAGAACAGACGCTGCGCATGTTCAAAGGAGATTCTTATAAAATTAACGGACATATATATGCCGATAACGGAGACTATACTGACACTTTCAAAACTATTGACGGATGCGACAGTGTGATTGTGTCTCACTTGTATACATCGGTCATTGCTAATACCATTTCTCCTAATGGCGATGGCGTTAATGACATCTTTCTGAAAGGACTCCACGTTAAAATATACAACCGAAACGGGTTACTGCTCCACGAAGGATATGACGGTTGGGATGGAAAGTTTAATGGAAGACCGGTTGCACGAGACACTTATTTTTATATAGTCTATTATGAATATGCAACTGAAACAAAAACAAAAGAGGGTTATGTTGTTGTCGCGAAGAAATAG